From the Daphnia magna isolate NIES linkage group LG3, ASM2063170v1.1, whole genome shotgun sequence genome, one window contains:
- the LOC116928546 gene encoding uncharacterized protein LOC116928546 isoform X1, producing the protein MELNSKSSSSNAALREKRSKLHQAKLNYAVVQPISKKEQSAVDQLILDYIINEARPLETVESLSFRALVNGLNPRANVLCVKKLRKLIESEREASHGKLLQTLATVKHVCLAVDMWSTLKRSFMGVTCHWIEEETYKRRSAALACKRFKGRQTSDAIAKMIQEVMKNFNLTDKVKFIVTDNGANICKAVKTLQEEQKKSEQQKRLNASLVKESDGEVNIISDEESDSEDLDFVDIELEIENNGIISIGDMLDHLIVECVDDGGNTTLYNSAHLPEHIRCASHLLNLLASADFDKVLLTNCIFQEKYNRAIGKLTKLWNKYNRSTLASDKVHSIFGCQIKTPCETRWNSKFDAVEDVLSKDQDELDEVMSSLQLEILDDTDRILLNEFLLVMKPIAVYLDILQGEKNNFLGCVLPCVLKIKQEIQTITSQNMQPNGFGAFIRRGILAHIENRFGTWFQDEKFMIATSVHPKFKLDWITDEIEMRSHRKLVARKIALLQEKEISDEMSASIRDRDPLDFPSKNTATLDELELFFIDKEKDLAMLDKYSKVKRLFLEYNTALPSSASVERLFSAGPLVLTARRNRLADRIFETLLLLKVNFNNEN; encoded by the exons ATGGAATTGAATTCAAAGTCATCGTCCAGCAATGCAGCTCTCAGAGAAAAAAGATCAAAACTTCACCAAGCAAAACTGAATTATGCCGTGGTTCAACCTATTTCAAAAAAGGAGCAGAGTGCTGTTGATCAGCTAATTTTGGACTATATTATCAATGAGGCAAGGCCACTTGAAACAGTAGAATCTCTCTCATTTCGAGCACTGGTTAACGGCTTGAACCCCCGAGCGAATGTCTTGTGTGTTAAAAAGCTAAGGAAACTGATCGAAAGTGAAAGGGAGGCCAGTCATGGAAAACTACTCCAGACTCTAGCCACAGTGAAACATGTTTGTCTCGCAGTTGACATGTGGAGTACTCTTAAGCGTAGCTTCATGGGGGTTACTTGTCACtggattgaagaagaaacCTACAAGCGGAGATCAGCTGCTCTTGCATGCAAGAGGTTTAAAG GGCGACAAACATCCGATGCAATTGCCAAGATGATTCAAGAGGTGATGAAAAACTTCAATCTTACGGATAAAGTAAAATTTATCGTGACCGACAACGGTGCGAACATTTGCAAGGCCGTGAAAACTTTacaagaagaacaaaaaaagtcagaacaacaaaaaaggttGAATGCTTCTTTAGTAAAAGAATCAGATGGAGAGGTTAACATTATTAGTGACGAAGAATCTGACAGTGAAGATCTTGATTTTGTTGACATCGAActggaaatagaaaataatggAATCATATCAATTGGTGATATGTTGGATCATCTTATTGTTGAATGCGTTGATGATGGCGGTAATACTACCCTTTATAACTCGGCCCATCTCCCAGAACACATCCGCTGCGCCTCCCATCTTTTAAATTTACTGGCGTCGGCCGATTTCGATAAGGTTTTACTTACCAATTGTATATTTCAAGAGAAGTACAACCGCGCCATTGGTAAGTTAACAAAGTTGTGGAATAAATACAACCGAAGTACTTTAGCATCTGATAAAGTTCATTCAATTTTCG GTTGTCAGATAAAAACACCTTGTGAAACGAGATGGAACTccaaatttgatgcagtagaGGACGTTCTATCAAAGGATCAAGATGAGCTAGATGAAGTAATGTCAAGCCTCCAATTAGAGATCCTGGATGACACAGACCGAATTCTATTAAATGAATTCCTGTTGGTCATGAAGCCAATTGCCGTCTACCTCGACATTCTACAAGGAGAAAAGAATAATTTCCTCGGCTGCGTTCTGCCTtgtgttttaaaaatcaaacagGAAATTCAAACTATTACTAGCCAAAACATGCAACCTAATGGTTTTGGGGCTTTCATCCGGAGAGGAATTCTGGCTCATATCGAAAATAG ATTTGGCACCTGGTTTCAAGACGAAAAGTTCATGATTGCCACTAGTGTCCATCCTAAGTTCAAACTAGACTGGATAACAGATGAAATAGAAATGAGATCTCACAGGAAGTTAGTAGCTCGTAAGATTGCGCTTCTTCAGGAAAAGGAAATCAGCGATGAAATGTCAGCATCTATTCGTGATCGTGACCCTCTAGATTTCCCTTCAAAGAATACCGCCACCCTTGACGAACTTGAGTTGTTTTTCattgataaagaaaaagatttggcTATGCTTGACAAATATTCAAAAGTTAAACGCTTGTTCTTAGAGTATAATACAGCACTACCATCAAGTGCGTCTGTCGAGAGGTTGTTCAGTGCAGGGCCACTTGTTCTCACTGCCCGACGCAACCGTCTTGCAGATAGAATTTTTGAGACCTTGTTGCTGCTTAAGGTTAATTTTAATAACGAAAACTAA
- the LOC116928546 gene encoding uncharacterized protein LOC116928546 isoform X2, whose amino-acid sequence MELNSKSSSSNAALREKRSKLHQAKLNYAVVQPISKKEQSAVDQLILDYIINEARPLETVESLSFRALVNGLNPRANVLCVKKLRKLIESEREASHGKLLQTLATVKHVCLAVDMWSTLKRSFMGVTCHWIEEETYKRRSAALACKRFKGRQTSDAIAKMIQEVMKNFNLTDKVKFIVTDNGANICKAVKTLQEEQKKSEQQKRLNASLVKESDGEVNIISDEESDSEDLDFVDIELEIENNGIISIGDMLDHLIVECVDDGGNTTLYNSAHLPEHIRCASHLLNLLASADFDKVLLTNCIFQEKYNRAIGCQIKTPCETRWNSKFDAVEDVLSKDQDELDEVMSSLQLEILDDTDRILLNEFLLVMKPIAVYLDILQGEKNNFLGCVLPCVLKIKQEIQTITSQNMQPNGFGAFIRRGILAHIENRFGTWFQDEKFMIATSVHPKFKLDWITDEIEMRSHRKLVARKIALLQEKEISDEMSASIRDRDPLDFPSKNTATLDELELFFIDKEKDLAMLDKYSKVKRLFLEYNTALPSSASVERLFSAGPLVLTARRNRLADRIFETLLLLKVNFNNEN is encoded by the exons ATGGAATTGAATTCAAAGTCATCGTCCAGCAATGCAGCTCTCAGAGAAAAAAGATCAAAACTTCACCAAGCAAAACTGAATTATGCCGTGGTTCAACCTATTTCAAAAAAGGAGCAGAGTGCTGTTGATCAGCTAATTTTGGACTATATTATCAATGAGGCAAGGCCACTTGAAACAGTAGAATCTCTCTCATTTCGAGCACTGGTTAACGGCTTGAACCCCCGAGCGAATGTCTTGTGTGTTAAAAAGCTAAGGAAACTGATCGAAAGTGAAAGGGAGGCCAGTCATGGAAAACTACTCCAGACTCTAGCCACAGTGAAACATGTTTGTCTCGCAGTTGACATGTGGAGTACTCTTAAGCGTAGCTTCATGGGGGTTACTTGTCACtggattgaagaagaaacCTACAAGCGGAGATCAGCTGCTCTTGCATGCAAGAGGTTTAAAG GGCGACAAACATCCGATGCAATTGCCAAGATGATTCAAGAGGTGATGAAAAACTTCAATCTTACGGATAAAGTAAAATTTATCGTGACCGACAACGGTGCGAACATTTGCAAGGCCGTGAAAACTTTacaagaagaacaaaaaaagtcagaacaacaaaaaaggttGAATGCTTCTTTAGTAAAAGAATCAGATGGAGAGGTTAACATTATTAGTGACGAAGAATCTGACAGTGAAGATCTTGATTTTGTTGACATCGAActggaaatagaaaataatggAATCATATCAATTGGTGATATGTTGGATCATCTTATTGTTGAATGCGTTGATGATGGCGGTAATACTACCCTTTATAACTCGGCCCATCTCCCAGAACACATCCGCTGCGCCTCCCATCTTTTAAATTTACTGGCGTCGGCCGATTTCGATAAGGTTTTACTTACCAATTGTATATTTCAAGAGAAGTACAACCGCGCCATTG GTTGTCAGATAAAAACACCTTGTGAAACGAGATGGAACTccaaatttgatgcagtagaGGACGTTCTATCAAAGGATCAAGATGAGCTAGATGAAGTAATGTCAAGCCTCCAATTAGAGATCCTGGATGACACAGACCGAATTCTATTAAATGAATTCCTGTTGGTCATGAAGCCAATTGCCGTCTACCTCGACATTCTACAAGGAGAAAAGAATAATTTCCTCGGCTGCGTTCTGCCTtgtgttttaaaaatcaaacagGAAATTCAAACTATTACTAGCCAAAACATGCAACCTAATGGTTTTGGGGCTTTCATCCGGAGAGGAATTCTGGCTCATATCGAAAATAG ATTTGGCACCTGGTTTCAAGACGAAAAGTTCATGATTGCCACTAGTGTCCATCCTAAGTTCAAACTAGACTGGATAACAGATGAAATAGAAATGAGATCTCACAGGAAGTTAGTAGCTCGTAAGATTGCGCTTCTTCAGGAAAAGGAAATCAGCGATGAAATGTCAGCATCTATTCGTGATCGTGACCCTCTAGATTTCCCTTCAAAGAATACCGCCACCCTTGACGAACTTGAGTTGTTTTTCattgataaagaaaaagatttggcTATGCTTGACAAATATTCAAAAGTTAAACGCTTGTTCTTAGAGTATAATACAGCACTACCATCAAGTGCGTCTGTCGAGAGGTTGTTCAGTGCAGGGCCACTTGTTCTCACTGCCCGACGCAACCGTCTTGCAGATAGAATTTTTGAGACCTTGTTGCTGCTTAAGGTTAATTTTAATAACGAAAACTAA
- the LOC123470638 gene encoding LOW QUALITY PROTEIN: uncharacterized protein LOC123470638 (The sequence of the model RefSeq protein was modified relative to this genomic sequence to represent the inferred CDS: inserted 1 base in 1 codon), whose amino-acid sequence MTYLLTLLKLYEPNPTYALLPSTGKELMKIDGNDWPTSRNKQLKNKLPPAISIDSGKYVHFGVENAINGISVGLINRATDLVKFFDVYQKNSNLLSKSMRARIEALDTTFQIEQAKLVLRGEFTTREAEINVPHYEMDMNIDEAKLNEDKQAATITPILGKLVSIKSSASSDEGTKILLDTSVFVIGFYVGVGKPADINSFLSNLISELILLSPTHLKDPTDVSPFKEINCRMVTCFIIDPMHTVIEGAFGRRLEGFVFVSGEGKLSTTKIAEADKRIKFFHACRPEEFDRYIGKLSTCKSYKAHVKRNIVYYLLYPLFKGILEDHDLQHIMLLQYGMLLLSPFDKNPVSQSNLLEAKKVFEQYSVGLTELGIPCRFVSHQVTHVWEDVKKYKCGTETISAFPFESFQRFFRNCLRSGNRQAEQIRNRCIEKNKYQLPTTECGTILTNQMQLAIANKKFNVNSRFPLAFLRKGERWPKRLVFADFVLTNLFPNNVILSNDEMVYVCIDIVVNQGDVCIKAKKFFTLRNAFITPYVSSKFHXISGGKLSDETFELRPSQIFAKMMALPINPFPPISFDNEELEWYLVPLLHSLKK is encoded by the exons ATGACGTACCTATTAACTTTGCTAAAGTTGTACGAGCCTAACCCGACCTACGCATTACTACCTAGCACGGGAAAGGAATTGATGAAGATTGACGGCAACGACTGGCCTACTTCGAGAAATAagcaattgaaaaacaaactgcCTCCAGCCATTTCAATTGATAGTGGAAAATATGTCCACTTTGGTGTAGAGAATGCCATAAATGGTATCTCTGTGGGACTGATTAATCGAGCCACAGATCTTGTGAAGTTCTTCGACGTCTAtcagaaaaattcaaatctGTTATCAAAAAGCATGCGTGCAAGA ATTGAAGCCCTTGACacaacatttcaaattgaGCAGGCAAAACTGGTCCTACGAGGTGAATTTACTACACGCGAAGCTGAAATAAATGTGCCTCATTACGAAATGGATATGAATATTGATGAAGCGAAGCTGAATGAGGACAAACAAGCTGCTACTATTACTCCTATACTAGGGAAGCTAGTTTCTATCAAATCCTCAGCTTCAAGCGATGAAGGTACCAAAATCCTGTTAGACACCTCCGTTTTTGTGATTGGGTTTTATGTGGGCGTTGGGAAACCGGCCGACATCAACAGTTTTCTTAGCAATCTCATTAGTGAATTAATTCTCTTGTCACCGACTCACTTAAAAGATCCTACTGATGTTAGTCCctttaaagaaattaattgtCGTATGGTAACTTGCTTTATTATTGATCCGATGCACACTGTAATTGAGGGAGCTTTTGGGCGTCGACTCGagggttttgtgtttgtgtCGGGGGAGGGTAAACTTAGCACCACTAAAATTGCTGAAGCCGATAAAAGAATTAAGTTCTTTCACGCGTGTCGCCCAGAAGAATTTGACAGATATATTGGAAAGCTTTCAACTTGCAAAAGTTATAAAGCCCACGTGAAGCGCAACATAGTCTATTATCTGTTGTATCCACTATTTAAGGGGATTCTTGAAGATCACGATCTTCAGCATATAATGCTTTTACAATATGGAATGTTACTTTTGAGTCCTTTCGATAAAAATCCAGTATCTCAGTCAAATTTGTTGGAAGCtaaaaaagtttttgaacaATACTCTGTTGGGCTTACGGAACTTGGCATACCTTGTCGGTTTGTAAGCCATCAAGTGACTCACGTGTGGGAGGacgttaaaaaatataaatgcgGAACTGAGACCATCAGCGCTTTCCCGTTTGAAAGTTTTCAACGATTTTTTCGCAACTGTTTGCGTAGTGGTAATCGCCAGGCCGAACAAATTCGAAATAGgtgtattgaaaaaaacaaataccaACTCCCTACTACGGAATGTGGAACAATACTAACCAATCAAATGCAACTCGCCattgcaaataaaaaatttaatgtaaATTCCAGATTTCCCCTTGCTTTTTTACGAAAAGGAGAGCGATGGCCTAAAAGACTTGTATTTGCTGATTTCGTCCTGACTAATCTTTTCCCTAATAATGTGATTCTTTCAAACGATGAAATGGTCTACGTCTGCATTGATATTGTTGTTAATCAAGGCGATGTATGTATCAaagccaaaaaattttttacccTTCGGAATGCATTCATAACACCGTATGTCTCTTCTAAATTTC ACATTTCTGGGGGGAAATTAAGTGACGAGACTTTTGAATTGCGTCCATCTCAAATCTTTGCCAAAATGATGGCCCTTCCTATAAATCCCTTTCCCCCAATATCGTTTGATAATGAAGAACTTGAGTGGTACTTAGTCCCCCTTTTGCATTCATTAAAAAAGTAA
- the LOC123470367 gene encoding uncharacterized protein LOC123470367 yields the protein MLRQTMVTHALLRDLIPQKRLISKVLQTFLTRFTQKVEKEVKLPLNQFEEIEALNTALLDMELSVSLCAIQIDKLRLLKTELLICKSLFVSLLSAQLPHKIQWKKRGQDRRPGFGHLTNFVAVFGVVVMAILETHKKQTNISKIITAVQTARRFHAAQYQKYLNTDTEANDEDVGGEGERPRVDVQTISEIESRVNQILKSLEVYSDTQA from the exons atgttgcGACAGACTATGGTAACACACGCTCTCCTTAGAGATTTGATCCCCCAAAAGCGACTTATTTCAAAAGTGCTGCAAACATTCTTGACACGGTTCACTCAAAAAGTAGAAAAGGAAGTTAAGTTGCCCCTTAATCAATTTGAGGAAATTGAAGCGTTAAATACTGCTCTATTGGATATGGAACTCAGCGTAAGCCTC TGTGCAATCCAAATTGATAAGTTACGTTTGTTGAAAACGGAACTTCTGATTTGCAAATCACTTTTTGTCTCTCTTCTTTCTGCCCAACTGCCCCACAAAATCCAATGGAAAAAACGAGGACAAGACCGACGTCCTGGATTTGGACATTTAACCAATTTCGTCGCCGTATTTGGAG ttGTGGTCATGGCCATTTTGGAAACTCATAAGAAGCAAACAAACATCAGCAAGATTATTACAGCAGTGCAAACTGCGCGTAGGTTCCACGCAGCTCAATACCAGAAATACCTGAATACCGACACCGAAGCAAATGACGAAGATGTCGGTGGCGAAGGTGAACGCCCAAGGGTCGATGTGCAGACTATATCAGAAATTGAATCACGAGTGAATCAGATTCTAAAATCTCTGGAAGTGTATTCTGACACACAAGCCTAA
- the LOC116933558 gene encoding uncharacterized protein LOC116933558, whose translation MRYEDVFLLEALMLKMKSNATFKHFRNNKILPLPSPSTIGNLTSSSNCHFGFNEFALENIENALKEFGKDDPTRYGCLMWDAVHLVKSVKLNARQRIWDGIMNYDSDFSDLEANSLAIHALVLVVGAAPACMINRIVLKAITSFYRRGPIVKNVACDGHQTNKEAMKKLQVTAKDQSKVKPYFLHPMDPEIKIWGFFDVPHLLKFVRNNLLTHNRCQYVSEIIDYKHYEKLYETEKNNGLRMCF comes from the exons ATGCGTTACGAGGATGTTTTTTTGCTGGAAGCTTTGATGCTAAAGATGAAAAGTAATGCCACCTTCAAGCATTTCAGGAACAATAAGATCCTCCCACTGCCTTCACCTTCTACGATTGGAAATCTCACCAGTTCATCAAACTGTCATTTCGGATTCAACGAATTTGCACTTGAAAATATCGAGAATGCTCTGAAAGAGTTTGGAAAAGATGATCCAACAAGATATGGTTGCCTAATGTGGGATGCGGTACATCTAGTGAAAAGCGTTAAATTAAACGCCCGTCAACGCATTTGGGATGGTATTATGAACTATGATTCAGATTTTTCGGATTTGGAAGCAAATTCCCTCGCAATCCACGCACTCGTCCTTGTTGTTGGAGCTGCACCTGCTTGTATGATTAATCGAATTGTGTTGAAAGCAATAACGTCCTTTTACAGAAGAGGACCAATCGTAAAAAATGTAGCATGTGATGGACATCAGACTAACAAAGAAGCCatgaaaaaacttcaagttactGCTAAAGACCAGAGTAAAGTGAAGCCATATTTCCTACATCCGATGGATCCTGAGATCAAGATTTGGGGCTTTTTCGACGTCCCACACTTATTAAAGTTCGTTCGCAATAACCTATTAACCCACAACCGTTGTCAG TATGTGTCCGAGATAATAGACTACAAGCACTATGAAAAACTCTACGAAACGGAGAAGAACAACGGACTGCGGATGTGCTTCTAA
- the LOC116918377 gene encoding uncharacterized protein LOC116918377, which yields MARKRMQILDEDLEGMVRKSFSQDKNLSSKLDSGDSLNLNEEEYFNSFLDDEDIIPGTPQQSSKRKRPYDCDSARDKARTQNNDLAKDKESTSDSTPTGNNKKRSWSKNHESQRQYSVETNIFENPPSSLVQKRYTQSRSVISG from the exons ATGG CTAGAAAAAGAATGCAAATTCTAGATGAAGACTTAGAAGGTATGGTACGTAAAAGTTTCAGTCAAGACAAGAATTTGTCATCTAAACTAGACTCGGGTGACAGCCTTAACCTAAATGAAGAAGAATACTTTAATTCGTTTTTGGATGACGAAGATATTATTCCTGGAACTCCTCAGCAATCATCAAAACGCAAACGACCATATGATTGTGACAGCGCTCGTGACAAGGCTCGg ACTCAAAATAACGACTTAGCTAAGGACAAGGAAAGTACGTCAGATTCAACACCAACTggcaacaataaaaaaaggtcGTGGAGTAAGAATCACGAATCTCAGAGGCAGTATTCAGTAGagacaaacatttttgaaaaccCTCCTTCTTCTTTGGTGCAAAAGCGATACACACAGTCGAGATCAGTTATATCG GGATAA